A genomic segment from Drosophila miranda strain MSH22 chromosome 3, D.miranda_PacBio2.1, whole genome shotgun sequence encodes:
- the LOC108160226 gene encoding uncharacterized protein LOC108160226 isoform X1, translating to MVSRRKILSRSRDDLNLDQTFTQQEEEEDVWYQKDKLYKEHIQEVLDKWTQIDDEIWAKVIVFERNRRVAKAYARAPVLTINGSDDGFDGMRIGLCGFDNPMRDQKTDEMKRVIGQGVKIKMDDAGNILVRRYAKSNVYVKSTASSPNEETSIGAEILKLPNQALESEKIVKLFDMKKFQSNVNRELRRAYPDRRRLETQCLSAVAFVKSESDVLECPIWVLIVNVVAMDMLKSKLPPVQRPIVDIKNRPRIPIPDEDPYSVAGNGSGGSSGSSGFGSGHQQQLGKLLNNGNSGHVAATREQLLLQTQQLAHKRSEKPPKLPPRDNVYAHDLIPKPDYDDIDLETRIKLSRGKSDKGKDNKKYDDPYYCGLRARVPNFVKSGKKGSGQGLKDQRDGNGNNINIINNNNNSNGGMSTLSQKKTSMIHNHLSGMHPHHIQQQQQLMAAAAAAHAVHHHPGHQQQQQQQQQQNHHHQIWQTRSYESGIDSELVESPYNHIYGRHLPLPTRGYVPTPRMFIGEWD from the exons ATGGTGTCGCGACGTAAAATTCTATCACGTTCACGCGACGATCTTAATCTTGACCAGACATTCacccagcaggaggaggaggaggatgtcTGGTATCAGAAGGATAAACTCTACAAG GAACACATACAGGAAGTGCTGGACAAATGGACCCAAATCGATGATGAGATCTGGGCCAAAGTAATTGTCTTTGAGCGGAATCGACGTGTGGCCAAGGCATACGCACGTGCCCCGGTGCTGACCATAAATGGGTCCGACGACGGTTTCGACGGCATGCG AATCGGCCTCTGCGGCTTCGACAATCCGATGCGGGACCAGAAGACGGACGAGATGAAGCGCGTCATCGGGCAG GGCGTGAAGATCAAAATGGACGACGCTGGCAACATACTCGTCCGCCGCTATGCCAAGAGCAATGTGTACGTCAAGAGCACCGCCAGCAGTCCCAATGAGGAGACCTCCATCGGTGCCGAAATCTTGAAGCTGCCCAATCAGGCGCTCGAATCCGAAAAAATAGTCAAG CTCTTCGACATGAAGAAGTTCCAATCGAATGTAAATCGTGAGCTGCGCCGTGCCTATCCAGATCGCCGACGCTTGGAGACGCAGTGCCTGTCGGCCGTGGCCTTTGTCAAATCGGAGAGCGATGTCTTGGAGTGCCCCATTTGGGTGCTCATTGTGAATGTGGTAGCCATGGATATGCTCAAGAGCAAGCTGCCACCAG TGCAACGCCCCATTGTGGACATTAAGAATCGCCCGCGCATACCCATACCCGATGAGGATCCCTACAGCGTGGCTGGCaatggcagcggcggcagttCGGGCAGCTCCGGATTTGGCAGcggccaccagcagcagctgggGAAGCTCTTGAACAACGGCAATAGCGGACATGTGGCAGCCACGCgggagcagctgctgctgcagacgCAACAACTGGCCCACAAACGCAGCGAGAAGCCGCCCAAGCTGCCCCCCAGGGACAATGTCTATGCACACGATTTGATTCCAAag CCGGACTATGATGACATTGATTTGGAAACACGCATCAAACTGTCGCGCGGCAAGTCGGACAAGGGCAAGGACAACAAGAAATACG ATGATCCCTACTATTGCGGACTGCGGGCACGAGTGCCCAACTTTGTCAAGTCGGGCAAGAAGGGCTCGGGGCAAGGACTCAAGGATCAGCGGGATGGCAATGGCAACAACATTAACATcatcaacaataacaacaacagcaacggaGGCATGAGCACGCTCAGCCAAAAGAAGACCTCGATGATACACAACCACTTGTCGGGCATGCATCCACACCacatacagcagcagcagcagctgatgGCCGCCGCGGCGGCTGCCCATGCTGTGCACCACCATCCTggccatcagcagcagcagcagcagcagcagcagcagaatcatcatcatcagatCTGGCAGACGCGCAGCTATGAGAGTGGCATAG ATTCGGAGCTTGTTGAATCACCATACAATCACATCTATGGCCGCCATTTACCGCTGCCCACGCGCGGATATGTGCCCACACCACGCATGTTTATCGGGGAATGGGACTGA
- the LOC108158791 gene encoding uncharacterized protein LOC108158791 isoform X2, which yields MAPPEEPSARVRVMRNKKFRALEMLGGYLDTSVRIIGVVFLADLIRRLALSVIEYFQFSRYYLPEDRLWVILRRSFIYNKSSTFIFLGFVVLGFIRFSATGNYKSLIPTAMYLAQMPLYWLLFSGLGGSTLSYSHWIREPHGLDYASGMASNYFHGYLNLSLPERQGEGLQHRMAVYEETHNITFGLHRLIILIPDEMFVNGIIESDLLEKVESLETVHIKRAGVNRPYKHAVYKLKRKIDGKIYYFAIEGATPMLSFFDSMQSHLSATWQMHEMKREIWLKFYKNLKNLLQTWPETRNLVELIIYNSHDANGNLINVGELIIAHMENKKKQFA from the exons ATGGCACCACCAGAAGAACCGTCTGCGCGGGTACGAGTAATGAGAAATAAGAAGTTTCGAGCTTTGGAAATGCTTGGCGGTTACCTAG ACACTTCCGTACGCATTATCGGTGTGGTATTCCTGGCGGACCTCATTCGGCGCCTGGCTCTCAGCGTAATTGAGTATTTTCAGTTCTCGCGTTACTATTTGCCAGAGGATCGTCTGTGGGTTATACTGAGACGATCGTTtatatacaataaaagcaGCACCTTCATATTTCTGGGCTTCGTTGTCCTAGGATTCATTCGATTTTCTGCAACGGGAAATTACAAATCGCTAATTCCTACGGCCATGTACTTGGCCCAAATGCCGCTGTACTGGCTGCTATTCAGCGGTCTTGGAGGCAGTACACTATCATATTCCCACTGGATAAGGGAACCACATGGACTCGATTATGCTTCGGGAATGGCATCGAATTACTTTCACGGCTATTTGAACCTTTCGCTGCCCGAACGACAGGGCGAAGGCCTTCAACACCGCATGGCAGTCTATGAA GAAACACATAACATCACGTTTGGACTGCACCGACTGATCATTCTCATTCCAGACGAAATGTTTGTAAATGGCATCATCGAAAGCGATTTACTGGAGAAAGTCGAA TCATTGGAAACAGTACACATAAAACGGGCTGGTGTCAATCGTCCTTATAAACATGCTGTCTACAAACTAAAACGCAAGATCGATGGAAAAATCTATTACTTTGCTATCGAGGGTGCCACACCAATGTTATCCTTCTTCGATTCGATGCAGTCGCATCTTTCGGCAACCTGGCAAATGCATGAAATGAAACGTGAGATCTGGTTGAAGTTCTACAAGAATTTAAAAAATCTTTTGCAAACTTGGCCTGAGACACGTAACTTAGTGGAGCTAATCATCTATAATT CACACGATGCCAATGGTAATCTAATCAATGTTGGCGAATTGATAATTGCACACATGGAGAACAAAAAAAAGCAGTTTGCCTAG
- the LOC108160227 gene encoding proteasome inhibitor PI31 subunit, with translation MESQASKTGDFFYGWDLLFKTIRADVNKKADVLMALVHFLLTKHYKFRCVGIGDDKTLSEEEVGSELLPDNWNDDDTKYSLRYEHEKVLYLLIAHISEEDLLINLLDINTKNVSNICIDPESLVAAVNGNITTLVPTASEVVDRFRKELLDPVFKGNSREVTTQTITEPQRSSAPDPLRIGPPRHGGSFMPGGYEPRPFGFPDIGRGDLDPLGRGGPGNLFPFPSHPGMPGNGIAYPRFDPFGPVDPNIPNRGPNPDHMRPPNWDSDYYM, from the exons ATGGAATCTCAAGCGTCCAAGACGGGTGACTTTTTCTACGGCTGGGATCTATTGTTCAAGACCATCCGGGCTGATGTCAACAAGAAGGCCGACGTGCTGATGGCACTGGTGCACTTTCTGCTGACCAAGCACTATAAGTTTCGCTGCGTGGGAATTGGCGATGAT AAAACACTgtcggaggaggaggtgggAAGTGAGCTGCTTCCTGACAACTGGAACGACGATGACACCAAGTACTCGCTCCGCTATGAGCACGAAAAGGTGCTCTATCTGCTTATTGCTCACATAAGCGAAGAGGACTTGCTTATCAATTTATTGGACATCAATACCAAGAATGTATCCAATATTTGCATCGATCCCGAAAGCCTGGTGGCCGCTGTTAACGGAAACATAACCACACTGGTGCCAACTGCTTCGGAGGTTGTCGACCGTTTCCGCAAGGAGCTGTTGGACCCAGTGTTCAAAGGAAATTCGCGCGAAGTGACCACTCAGACCATCACAGAGCCACAACGATCCAGTGCACCGGATCCACTGCGCATAGGGCCACCAAGACATGGCGG ATCATTTATGCCCGGAGGATATGAACCTCGCCCTTTTGGCTTCCCGGACATCGGTCGCGGGGACCTGGACCCACTCGGTCGCGGTGGTCCTGGTAATCTATTCCCGTTCCCCTCGCATCCCGGCATGCCTGGAAATGGTATCGCATATCCACGCTTCGATCCGTTTGGACCCGTCGATCCGAACATACCCAACCGCGGGCCCAATCCAGACCACATGCGCCCACCCAACTGGGACTCGGATTACTATATGTAA
- the LOC108158791 gene encoding uncharacterized protein LOC108158791 isoform X1 — translation MVGWKTKYGVFPCRQIKKIAMAPPEEPSARVRVMRNKKFRALEMLGGYLDTSVRIIGVVFLADLIRRLALSVIEYFQFSRYYLPEDRLWVILRRSFIYNKSSTFIFLGFVVLGFIRFSATGNYKSLIPTAMYLAQMPLYWLLFSGLGGSTLSYSHWIREPHGLDYASGMASNYFHGYLNLSLPERQGEGLQHRMAVYEETHNITFGLHRLIILIPDEMFVNGIIESDLLEKVESLETVHIKRAGVNRPYKHAVYKLKRKIDGKIYYFAIEGATPMLSFFDSMQSHLSATWQMHEMKREIWLKFYKNLKNLLQTWPETRNLVELIIYNSHDANGNLINVGELIIAHMENKKKQFA, via the exons ATGGTGGGATGGAAAACGAAATACGGCGTGTTTCCGTGTCGGCAAATCAAAAA AATAGCCATGGCACCACCAGAAGAACCGTCTGCGCGGGTACGAGTAATGAGAAATAAGAAGTTTCGAGCTTTGGAAATGCTTGGCGGTTACCTAG ACACTTCCGTACGCATTATCGGTGTGGTATTCCTGGCGGACCTCATTCGGCGCCTGGCTCTCAGCGTAATTGAGTATTTTCAGTTCTCGCGTTACTATTTGCCAGAGGATCGTCTGTGGGTTATACTGAGACGATCGTTtatatacaataaaagcaGCACCTTCATATTTCTGGGCTTCGTTGTCCTAGGATTCATTCGATTTTCTGCAACGGGAAATTACAAATCGCTAATTCCTACGGCCATGTACTTGGCCCAAATGCCGCTGTACTGGCTGCTATTCAGCGGTCTTGGAGGCAGTACACTATCATATTCCCACTGGATAAGGGAACCACATGGACTCGATTATGCTTCGGGAATGGCATCGAATTACTTTCACGGCTATTTGAACCTTTCGCTGCCCGAACGACAGGGCGAAGGCCTTCAACACCGCATGGCAGTCTATGAA GAAACACATAACATCACGTTTGGACTGCACCGACTGATCATTCTCATTCCAGACGAAATGTTTGTAAATGGCATCATCGAAAGCGATTTACTGGAGAAAGTCGAA TCATTGGAAACAGTACACATAAAACGGGCTGGTGTCAATCGTCCTTATAAACATGCTGTCTACAAACTAAAACGCAAGATCGATGGAAAAATCTATTACTTTGCTATCGAGGGTGCCACACCAATGTTATCCTTCTTCGATTCGATGCAGTCGCATCTTTCGGCAACCTGGCAAATGCATGAAATGAAACGTGAGATCTGGTTGAAGTTCTACAAGAATTTAAAAAATCTTTTGCAAACTTGGCCTGAGACACGTAACTTAGTGGAGCTAATCATCTATAATT CACACGATGCCAATGGTAATCTAATCAATGTTGGCGAATTGATAATTGCACACATGGAGAACAAAAAAAAGCAGTTTGCCTAG
- the LOC108160226 gene encoding lateral signaling target protein 2 homolog isoform X2 produces the protein MVSRRKILSRSRDDLNLDQTFTQQEEEEDVWYQKDKLYKEHIQEVLDKWTQIDDEIWAKVIVFERNRRVAKAYARAPVLTINGSDDGFDGMRIGLCGFDNPMRDQKTDEMKRVIGQGVKIKMDDAGNILVRRYAKSNVYVKSTASSPNEETSIGAEILKLPNQALESEKIVKLFDMKKFQSNVNRELRRAYPDRRRLETQCLSAVAFVKSESDVLECPIWVLIVNVVAMDMLKSKLPPVQRPIVDIKNRPRIPIPDEDPYSVAGNGSGGSSGSSGFGSGHQQQLGKLLNNGNSGHVAATREQLLLQTQQLAHKRSEKPPKLPPRDNVYAHDLIPKPDYDDIDLETRIKLSRGKSDKGKDNKKYDDPYYCGLRARVPNFVKSGKKGSGQGLKDQRDGNGNNINIINNNNNSNGGMSTLSQKKTSMIHNHLSGMHPHHIQQQQQLMAAAAAAHAVHHHPGHQQQQQQQQQQNHHHQIWQTRSYESGIGIYKQGVASTPQHKSHALQMQLQLQLQQQQHQQQPQSLPTDLTTATTTKTQSTPNKARSHQQQQQHQQHHLPPQTRTPHAHPPHKHHHNHNHSHMHQCGRHARHQAPNHPTHPPFYDNLEESVGRQVSRRLSTRRPVAESAAGACNCVSCYALAPLCGSVPPPRPLRSLSQQQLRRHQRLSGSLVEKQAGVVKWCSESDVSVLEHVQEEDPDERYDDCYEYDDFDMDFDIDDDLTARRGYSRGPETVDMYVDRAQLRQIQAPAVLASSRTKSQSTESFFEQPNEEGSLYMYGGRKRIVAKAPSAANIYDRVRGSMDPDRGYANGRFNLAARTQYHNRSSQHKAPVLPSPSWRGGKRQQQEAKHFQNSDKRRYDNATNNNNSNNNNIHNISSNKNKRQLTNSNKNNDDILKSKNNFNSKNKSIATSASAQAQQAKATTTASSSGGAVAASASATTTATATMTTNASGGAAVAAAAAAASKKASPIHDPTANNAQAAANGLLHGPPPPPAARTGRSASRLDISDMESIYGYLKPRKPRSLSLKKIQILDY, from the exons ATGGTGTCGCGACGTAAAATTCTATCACGTTCACGCGACGATCTTAATCTTGACCAGACATTCacccagcaggaggaggaggaggatgtcTGGTATCAGAAGGATAAACTCTACAAG GAACACATACAGGAAGTGCTGGACAAATGGACCCAAATCGATGATGAGATCTGGGCCAAAGTAATTGTCTTTGAGCGGAATCGACGTGTGGCCAAGGCATACGCACGTGCCCCGGTGCTGACCATAAATGGGTCCGACGACGGTTTCGACGGCATGCG AATCGGCCTCTGCGGCTTCGACAATCCGATGCGGGACCAGAAGACGGACGAGATGAAGCGCGTCATCGGGCAG GGCGTGAAGATCAAAATGGACGACGCTGGCAACATACTCGTCCGCCGCTATGCCAAGAGCAATGTGTACGTCAAGAGCACCGCCAGCAGTCCCAATGAGGAGACCTCCATCGGTGCCGAAATCTTGAAGCTGCCCAATCAGGCGCTCGAATCCGAAAAAATAGTCAAG CTCTTCGACATGAAGAAGTTCCAATCGAATGTAAATCGTGAGCTGCGCCGTGCCTATCCAGATCGCCGACGCTTGGAGACGCAGTGCCTGTCGGCCGTGGCCTTTGTCAAATCGGAGAGCGATGTCTTGGAGTGCCCCATTTGGGTGCTCATTGTGAATGTGGTAGCCATGGATATGCTCAAGAGCAAGCTGCCACCAG TGCAACGCCCCATTGTGGACATTAAGAATCGCCCGCGCATACCCATACCCGATGAGGATCCCTACAGCGTGGCTGGCaatggcagcggcggcagttCGGGCAGCTCCGGATTTGGCAGcggccaccagcagcagctgggGAAGCTCTTGAACAACGGCAATAGCGGACATGTGGCAGCCACGCgggagcagctgctgctgcagacgCAACAACTGGCCCACAAACGCAGCGAGAAGCCGCCCAAGCTGCCCCCCAGGGACAATGTCTATGCACACGATTTGATTCCAAag CCGGACTATGATGACATTGATTTGGAAACACGCATCAAACTGTCGCGCGGCAAGTCGGACAAGGGCAAGGACAACAAGAAATACG ATGATCCCTACTATTGCGGACTGCGGGCACGAGTGCCCAACTTTGTCAAGTCGGGCAAGAAGGGCTCGGGGCAAGGACTCAAGGATCAGCGGGATGGCAATGGCAACAACATTAACATcatcaacaataacaacaacagcaacggaGGCATGAGCACGCTCAGCCAAAAGAAGACCTCGATGATACACAACCACTTGTCGGGCATGCATCCACACCacatacagcagcagcagcagctgatgGCCGCCGCGGCGGCTGCCCATGCTGTGCACCACCATCCTggccatcagcagcagcagcagcagcagcagcagcagaatcatcatcatcagatCTGGCAGACGCGCAGCTATGAGAGTGGCATAGGTATTTATAAACAGGGCGTGGCTAGCACGCCTCAACACAAATCGCACGCACTGCAAATGcaactgcagctgcagctgcaacaacaacaacatcagcaacaACCACAGTCACTGCCAACGGACCTAACAACAGCCACAACAACCAAGACACAAAGCACACCCAACAAAGCACGtagccaccagcagcagcagcagcaccagcagcaccactTGCCACCACAGACCCGCACTCCGCACGCACATCCGCCTCATAAGCACCATCACAATCACAATCACAGTCACATGCATCAGTGCGGGAGGCATGCGCGCCACCAGGCGCCCAACCACCCCACCCATCCACCGTTCTACGACAACCTGGAGGAGTCGGTGGGTCGCCAGGTGTCTCGCCGTCTCTCCACCCGCCGCCCGGTGGCTGAGAGCGCTGCCGGTGCCTGCAACTGCGTGAGCTGCTATGCATTGGCTCCGCTTTGTGGGTCCGTGCCGCCGCCACGGCCCCTGCGCAGTctcagccagcagcagctgcgccGGCATCAGAGGCTGAGCGGCAGTCTGGTGGAGAAGCAGGCCGGTGTGGTCAAGTGGTGCAGCGAGAGCGACGTCTCGGTGCTGGAGCATGTGCAGGAGGAAGACCCG GACGAGCGGTACGACGACTGCTATGAGTACGACGACTTCGACATGGACTTTGACATTGACGACGACCTTACAGCCCGCAGGGGCTACAGCCGGGGACCGGAGACGGTGGACATGTACGTGGATCGAGCACAATTGCGCCAGATCCAAGCGCCCGCCGTGCTGGCCAGCTCGCGCACCAAGTCCCAGTCCACCGAAAGCTTCTTCGAGCAGCCGAACGAAGAGGGCTCCCTGTATATGTACGGCGGGCGCAAGCGCATTGTGGCCAAGGCGCCGTCGGCGGCCAACATCTATGATCGGGTACGCGGCTCAATGGACCCCGACAGGGGCTATGCGAATGGCAGGTTCAATTTGGCAGCCAGGACGCAGTACCACAACAGGAGCAGCCAGCACAAGGCGCCGGTGCTGCCATCGCCCAGTTGGCGGGGCGGCAagcgacagcagcaggaggCGAAACATTTTCAAAACTCTGACAAACGACGATATGACAATGCaacgaacaacaacaacagcaacaacaataatatccacaacatcagcagcaacaagaacaaaaGACAGTTAAcgaacagcaacaaaaacaatgacGACATCTTGAAAAGCAAAAATAATTTCAATAGTAAAAACAAAAGTATAGCAACATCAGCATCAGCCCAAGCACAACAAGCGAAAGCGACCACAACAGCATCATCTAGCGGTGGAGCAgtagcagcatcagcatcagcaacaacaacagcaacagcaacaatgacCACTAATGCCAGTGGAGgagcagcagttgcagcagcagcagcagcagcatcaaaaAAAGCATCACCAATACATGACCCAACAGCGAACAATGCCCAGGCGGCGGCAAATGGACTGCTGCATGGACCGCCACCTCCCCCAGCTGCCAGAACTGGGCGCAGTGCCAGCCGCCTTGACATCAGCGACATGGAGTCCATTTATGGCTACCTAAAGCCACGCAAGCCGCGCAGTCTCAGCCTGAAGAAAATTCAAATACTCGACTATTGA